Proteins encoded by one window of Nocardioides euryhalodurans:
- the pgm gene encoding phosphoglucomutase (alpha-D-glucose-1,6-bisphosphate-dependent) — MPPESRAGQPATESDLVDVEALLAAYADRQPDPDDVDQQVAFGTSGHRGTSLRTSFNEHHILATTQAICEYRRDQGYDGPLFLGRDTHALSEPAWHTALEVLLAHDVRVMVDSRDGFTPTPAVSHAILRANGGRTTGAGLADGIVVTPSHNPPGDGGFKYNPPHGGPADSDATSVIAARANELIRDRLRGVQRVADVSGAGRYDFLAAYVDDLPQVLDLAAIRDAGVRIGADPLGGASVAYWGEIADRHGLDLTVVNPEVDPTWRFMTLDWDEKIRMDCSSPYAMASLIARRSEYDVATGNDADADRHGIVTPDVGLMNPNHYLAVAIGHLFGGARPGWPTSARIGKTLVSSSMIDRVAAAVGKPMVEVPVGFKWFVPGLIDGSFGFGGEESAGASFLRLDGTVWTTDKDGIILALLASEILGRTGRSPSEHYADLVAEHGDPAYARIDAPADRAQKAKLAALSPEDVTATTLAGEPITARLTEAPGNGARIGGLKVTTENAWFAARPSGTEDVYKIYAESFKGPDHLAEVQAEAREVVSAALG, encoded by the coding sequence ATGCCTCCCGAGAGCCGCGCCGGCCAGCCCGCCACCGAGTCCGACCTCGTCGACGTCGAGGCGTTGCTGGCGGCGTACGCCGACCGGCAGCCGGACCCCGACGACGTCGACCAGCAGGTCGCGTTCGGCACCAGCGGCCACCGGGGCACGTCGTTGCGGACGTCCTTCAACGAGCACCACATCCTGGCGACGACGCAGGCGATCTGCGAGTACCGCCGCGACCAGGGCTACGACGGCCCCCTCTTCCTGGGCCGCGACACCCACGCCCTGTCCGAGCCCGCCTGGCACACCGCACTCGAGGTGCTGCTCGCCCACGACGTCCGGGTCATGGTGGACAGCCGCGACGGCTTCACCCCGACCCCCGCCGTCTCGCACGCCATCCTGCGCGCCAACGGCGGCCGCACCACCGGCGCCGGCCTCGCCGACGGGATCGTCGTCACGCCGTCGCACAACCCGCCGGGTGACGGCGGCTTCAAGTACAACCCGCCCCACGGCGGCCCGGCCGACAGCGACGCCACCTCGGTGATCGCCGCCCGCGCCAACGAGCTGATCCGCGACAGGCTGCGCGGGGTGCAACGGGTCGCCGACGTGTCGGGCGCCGGGCGCTACGACTTCCTGGCGGCGTACGTCGACGACCTTCCGCAGGTGCTCGACCTCGCCGCGATCCGCGACGCGGGGGTCCGGATCGGCGCCGACCCGCTCGGGGGCGCGAGCGTGGCCTACTGGGGCGAGATCGCCGACCGGCACGGGCTCGACCTCACCGTCGTGAACCCGGAGGTCGACCCGACCTGGCGCTTCATGACCCTCGACTGGGACGAGAAGATCCGGATGGACTGCTCCTCGCCCTACGCGATGGCGTCGCTGATCGCGCGCCGCTCGGAGTACGACGTCGCGACCGGCAACGACGCCGACGCCGACCGCCACGGCATCGTCACGCCGGACGTCGGCCTGATGAACCCCAACCACTACCTCGCCGTGGCGATCGGCCACCTCTTCGGCGGGGCGCGACCCGGCTGGCCGACCTCGGCCCGGATCGGGAAGACGCTGGTGTCGAGCTCGATGATCGACCGGGTCGCAGCCGCGGTCGGCAAGCCGATGGTCGAGGTGCCGGTGGGCTTCAAGTGGTTCGTGCCCGGCCTGATCGACGGCTCGTTCGGGTTCGGCGGCGAGGAGTCGGCCGGCGCCTCCTTCCTCCGCCTCGACGGGACGGTCTGGACGACCGACAAGGACGGCATCATCTTGGCGCTGCTCGCCTCGGAGATCCTCGGCCGGACCGGCCGCAGCCCGAGCGAGCACTACGCCGACCTCGTGGCCGAGCACGGCGACCCGGCGTACGCCCGGATCGACGCCCCGGCCGACCGCGCCCAGAAGGCCAAGCTGGCCGCGCTCTCCCCCGAGGACGTCACGGCGACCACGCTCGCGGGGGAGCCGATCACCGCGCGGCTCACCGAGGCGCCCGGCAACGGCGCCCGGATCGGCGGGCTCAAGGTCACCACCGAGAACGCGTGGTTCGCCGCCCGCCCGAGCGGCACCGAGGACGTCTACAAGATCTACGCCGAGTCGTTCAAGGGGCCCGACCACCTGGCCGAGGTGCAGGCCGAGGCGCGCGAGGTGGTCTCGGCGGCGCTGGGCTGA
- a CDS encoding Nramp family divalent metal transporter has translation MDTSSAPSTRETKPRWSLIGPGIVVAATGVGGADLVATLIAGSNYGYALLWAVVIGCLMKVVLVEGAGRYTLATGHTIYEGWASLGRWTTWYFAPYIVIWGFVYGAAAMAGTGLPLASLLPFLPIEAWGIISGLLGLALVWSGRYGFFEKVCAALVGLMFVAMVMAAALTVPNLPELATGLAPMVPDGALFTTLAVAGGVGGTITLAAYGYWVREKGWSTESHMRVMRLDNGVAYLVTGLFVVATLIVGAELLYSANIAISEGEQGLLDLGNVLEDRYGAAAGTIFLIGFWAAAMSSLVGVWNGVSMMFADFLGHVRKLPEDHVERGPHGTAYKGYILWLTIPPIVPLLMGEPFYLILLYGVLGALFMPFLAITLLLILNSDRVPGRWRNKLFSNVLMAATALVFLVLAVQQLRDQISGLL, from the coding sequence ATGGACACCTCGTCCGCACCGTCGACCCGTGAGACCAAGCCCCGCTGGTCCCTCATCGGCCCCGGCATCGTCGTCGCCGCCACCGGAGTCGGCGGAGCCGACCTCGTCGCCACCCTGATCGCCGGCAGCAACTACGGCTACGCGCTGCTCTGGGCGGTCGTGATCGGGTGCCTGATGAAGGTGGTGCTCGTCGAGGGGGCCGGTCGCTACACCCTCGCCACCGGGCACACCATCTACGAGGGCTGGGCCTCGCTGGGTCGCTGGACGACCTGGTACTTCGCCCCCTACATCGTGATCTGGGGCTTCGTCTACGGCGCCGCCGCCATGGCCGGCACCGGGCTGCCGCTGGCCTCGCTGCTGCCGTTCCTGCCGATCGAGGCGTGGGGGATCATCTCCGGGCTGCTCGGCCTCGCCCTGGTGTGGAGCGGCCGCTACGGCTTCTTCGAGAAGGTGTGCGCCGCCCTGGTGGGGCTGATGTTCGTGGCGATGGTGATGGCCGCGGCGCTCACGGTGCCGAACCTCCCCGAGCTCGCCACCGGGCTGGCGCCGATGGTGCCCGACGGCGCGCTCTTCACCACCCTCGCCGTGGCCGGCGGCGTCGGCGGCACGATCACGCTGGCGGCCTACGGCTACTGGGTGCGTGAGAAGGGCTGGAGCACCGAGTCCCACATGCGCGTGATGCGGCTCGACAACGGCGTCGCCTACCTCGTGACCGGCCTCTTCGTCGTCGCCACCCTCATCGTCGGTGCCGAGCTGCTCTACTCCGCCAACATCGCGATCTCCGAGGGGGAGCAGGGGCTGCTCGACCTCGGCAACGTGCTCGAGGACCGCTACGGCGCCGCCGCGGGCACGATCTTCCTGATCGGCTTCTGGGCCGCGGCGATGTCGTCGCTGGTCGGGGTCTGGAACGGCGTCTCGATGATGTTCGCCGACTTCCTCGGCCACGTCCGCAAGCTGCCCGAGGACCACGTCGAGCGCGGCCCGCACGGCACGGCCTACAAGGGCTACATCCTGTGGCTGACGATCCCGCCGATCGTGCCGCTGCTGATGGGCGAGCCGTTCTACCTGATCCTCCTCTACGGCGTGCTCGGTGCGCTCTTCATGCCGTTCCTCGCGATCACACTGCTGCTGATCCTCAACTCGGACCGGGTGCCGGGCCGGTGGCGCAACAAGCTCTTCTCCAACGTGCTGATGGCGGCGACGGCGCTGGTGTTCCTGGTGCTGGCTGTGCAGCAGCTGCGCGACCAGATCAGCGGCCTCCTCTAG
- a CDS encoding oxidoreductase yields the protein MTWSGSWRLSDLPDQTGRTTVVTGCTVGGLGFHTALELARAGGAVVLAGRSSDRLAEAEAAILREVPTAVLTPLVVDLADLTSVRLAGSEAATFGPIDCLVNNAGVMAPPYSRTADGFERQLGTNHLGPFLLTGLLLPQLAESGDGRVVTVSSQLHRMARSAPLDDPRQQQGRYLRWPAYAGTKLANLLFTFELDRRLTAAELPVRALAAHPGYAGTHLVANGRFGRSSGGVASIVDAANRALSQSAADGALPLLMAATAELPGSTYCGPGGPGEGRGLPRVVGTGRRATDLTAQRALWELSERAVGITYP from the coding sequence GTGACGTGGTCGGGATCCTGGCGGCTGAGCGACCTGCCCGACCAGACGGGGCGGACGACGGTCGTGACCGGCTGCACCGTCGGCGGCCTCGGCTTCCACACCGCGCTGGAGCTCGCGCGCGCCGGCGGCGCCGTGGTGCTCGCCGGCCGGTCCTCGGACCGGCTCGCCGAGGCGGAGGCGGCGATCCTGCGTGAGGTGCCGACAGCGGTGCTGACGCCGCTCGTGGTCGACCTGGCCGACCTCACCTCCGTCAGGCTCGCCGGCAGCGAGGCCGCGACGTTCGGCCCGATCGACTGCCTGGTCAACAACGCGGGCGTGATGGCGCCGCCGTACTCCCGGACCGCCGACGGCTTCGAGCGCCAGCTGGGCACCAACCACCTCGGCCCCTTCCTGCTGACCGGTCTGCTGCTGCCCCAGCTCGCCGAGAGCGGCGACGGCCGGGTGGTGACGGTGTCGTCGCAGCTCCACCGGATGGCTCGCTCGGCCCCGCTCGACGACCCGCGCCAGCAGCAGGGTCGCTACCTGCGCTGGCCGGCCTACGCCGGCACCAAGCTCGCCAACCTGCTCTTCACCTTCGAGCTGGACCGTCGGCTCACCGCCGCCGAGCTGCCGGTGAGGGCCCTGGCCGCCCACCCCGGTTACGCCGGCACCCACCTGGTCGCCAACGGCCGGTTCGGCCGCTCCTCGGGCGGGGTCGCGTCGATCGTCGACGCGGCCAACCGCGCCCTCTCGCAGTCGGCCGCCGACGGCGCCCTCCCGCTGCTGATGGCGGCGACGGCCGAGCTGCCCGGCAGCACCTACTGCGGGCCCGGTGGCCCCGGCGAGGGCCGCGGCCTCCCCCGGGTCGTGGGCACCGGCCGCAGGGCGACCGACCTGACCGCCCAGCGAGCCCTCTGGGAGCTCAGCGAGCGGGCGGTCGGGATCACCTACCCCTGA
- a CDS encoding maleylpyruvate isomerase family mycothiol-dependent enzyme, with translation MSDSERLGGFVEVWWQAIHDFTGLLEELTPEDWTRPTDLAGWDVLAVAAHVAHLEAMQAGRPLEEVEVGDAPHAQGLMGAFTEQGVVARRGHGPDQLITEIRECATARHTQLLDEPPRDGSTPAPGVFGAIGWTTEVLLRNRPLDVWMHEQDVRRAVGRPGNLDGPAAVHTADYLAESLGFVLGKRVGATPGTSLVVDVAGHPTRAVAVGEDGRARPTEVPAEPTTRLAMDRETFIVLAGGRRTPEPGAVTVSGDVALGQRVVELMAVTP, from the coding sequence ATGAGCGACTCGGAACGGCTCGGCGGCTTCGTCGAGGTCTGGTGGCAGGCGATCCACGACTTCACGGGCCTGCTGGAGGAGCTCACGCCGGAGGACTGGACACGCCCGACCGACCTCGCCGGCTGGGACGTCCTCGCGGTGGCGGCGCACGTCGCGCACCTCGAGGCCATGCAGGCCGGCCGGCCGCTCGAGGAGGTCGAGGTCGGCGACGCCCCGCACGCGCAGGGCCTGATGGGGGCCTTCACCGAGCAGGGCGTGGTGGCCCGCCGCGGCCACGGTCCCGACCAGCTGATCACCGAGATCCGCGAGTGCGCCACGGCCCGCCACACCCAGCTTCTCGACGAGCCGCCGCGCGACGGCTCGACCCCCGCGCCGGGCGTCTTCGGCGCCATCGGGTGGACCACCGAGGTGCTGCTCCGCAACCGGCCCCTCGACGTGTGGATGCACGAGCAGGACGTACGCCGCGCGGTCGGCCGTCCCGGCAACCTCGACGGCCCCGCCGCGGTCCACACGGCCGACTACCTGGCCGAGAGCCTGGGCTTCGTGCTCGGCAAGCGGGTCGGGGCCACCCCCGGCACGTCCCTCGTCGTCGACGTCGCCGGCCACCCGACCCGGGCGGTCGCGGTCGGCGAGGACGGCCGGGCCCGACCCACCGAGGTGCCGGCCGAGCCCACGACCCGGCTGGCGATGGACCGCGAGACGTTCATCGTCCTCGCCGGCGGCCGACGTACGCCGGAACCCGGGGCAGTCACCGTCAGCGGGGACGTGGCGCTCGGGCAGCGGGTCGTCGAGCTGATGGCGGTCACCCCGTGA
- a CDS encoding DEAD/DEAH box helicase: MSFADLFPDLPREIVSALAEQGITDPTPVQAAVLPDALAGRDVLGRARTGSGKTLAFGIPALARLAGSRSRPGHPRALIVVPTRELANQVTSALRPLAQATRLRLTTVYGGTPYERQVRQLRQGADIVVATPGRLEDLIEKRHVHLDDIELTVLDEADHLCDLGFYPAVDRLVGGTPAGSQRLLLSATLDGDVDRLVRSHLRQPRRHELDPNAGAVTTMTHHTLVVGGFRDKVDAARRLIAANGRSIVFTRTREGAVELAGALTEAGVSAVDLHGNLSQRVRERNLHRFSRGDAQAVVATDVAARGIHVDDVGLVVHFDAANDAKSYLHRSGRTARAGADGMVVTLSTPKFVQQVARLQRDAGVEVLHHDLRTAPQPMTADALAASGRPGPVRQQGGGAPSRGSRTPYAGNRGRQGGKPHRTQGRRPDRHETWGKPASSTR; this comes from the coding sequence GTGTCCTTTGCCGACCTGTTCCCCGACCTGCCCCGCGAGATCGTCAGCGCGCTCGCCGAGCAGGGCATCACCGACCCGACCCCCGTCCAGGCTGCCGTCCTCCCCGACGCGCTCGCCGGCCGCGACGTGCTGGGCCGCGCCCGCACCGGCTCGGGCAAGACGCTCGCCTTCGGCATCCCCGCCCTGGCCCGTCTCGCGGGCAGCCGAAGCCGCCCCGGGCACCCGCGCGCCCTGATCGTCGTCCCGACCCGCGAGCTCGCCAACCAGGTGACCAGCGCGCTGCGACCGCTCGCGCAGGCGACCCGGCTGCGCCTGACGACCGTCTACGGCGGCACGCCGTACGAGCGCCAGGTGCGCCAGCTGCGGCAGGGTGCCGACATCGTCGTCGCCACCCCCGGTCGCCTCGAGGACCTGATCGAGAAGCGCCACGTCCACCTCGACGACATCGAGCTGACCGTCCTCGACGAGGCCGACCACCTGTGCGACCTCGGCTTCTACCCCGCGGTCGACCGGCTGGTCGGCGGCACCCCGGCCGGCAGCCAGCGGCTGCTGCTCTCGGCCACCCTCGACGGCGACGTCGACCGGCTCGTCCGCAGTCACCTGCGCCAGCCGCGTCGCCACGAGCTCGACCCCAACGCCGGCGCGGTCACCACGATGACCCACCACACGCTGGTCGTCGGCGGCTTCCGCGACAAGGTCGACGCCGCCCGACGGCTGATCGCCGCCAACGGCCGCTCGATCGTCTTCACCCGCACCCGGGAGGGCGCGGTCGAGCTGGCCGGCGCGCTGACCGAGGCGGGCGTCTCCGCCGTCGACCTGCACGGCAACCTCAGCCAGCGCGTGCGCGAGCGCAACCTGCACCGCTTCTCGCGCGGCGACGCCCAGGCCGTGGTGGCGACCGACGTCGCCGCCCGCGGCATCCACGTCGACGACGTGGGCCTCGTCGTCCACTTCGACGCCGCCAACGACGCGAAGTCCTACCTGCACCGCTCCGGGCGTACGGCGCGCGCCGGCGCCGACGGCATGGTGGTCACGCTCTCGACCCCCAAGTTCGTCCAGCAGGTCGCACGCCTGCAGCGCGACGCCGGGGTCGAGGTGCTCCACCACGACCTGCGCACCGCCCCGCAGCCGATGACCGCCGACGCGCTCGCCGCGTCCGGCCGGCCCGGTCCTGTCCGCCAGCAGGGCGGAGGGGCACCGTCGCGCGGCAGCCGGACCCCGTATGCCGGCAACCGCGGCCGTCAGGGCGGGAAGCCGCACCGCACCCAGGGTCGGCGCCCCGACCGCCACGAGACCTGGGGCAAGCCCGCGTCCTCCACCCGCTGA
- a CDS encoding NAD(P)-dependent oxidoreductase produces the protein MTRTIGIVSPGAMGSALGRAWAAGGARVVTTVAGRSPRTRDLAHGLELLPSLADVVAYADVVVSVCPPAAAAEVMDDVVGATGSDRPLLVDLNAVSPTTMTGLEQRARSAGLDLVDGSISGGPPRPGGDTIVYLSGTRAREVADLAGDGIRATVVGDEVGRASAVKMCTASVYKGTTAVWAQALQTAYALGVLDVVLADLAEEHPDQVAAAGRRIAVATSKADRFVGEMDQIAATQGAAGASPELFAGMAAVYARLAATDLAAFPPEQAADLADLADVLRRLSP, from the coding sequence GTGACGCGCACGATCGGGATCGTCTCGCCCGGCGCGATGGGGTCGGCCCTCGGCCGCGCCTGGGCGGCGGGAGGAGCCCGTGTCGTGACCACGGTGGCCGGCCGCTCGCCGCGCACCCGCGACCTCGCCCACGGGCTGGAGCTGCTGCCCTCGCTGGCCGACGTGGTCGCGTACGCGGACGTGGTGGTCAGCGTGTGCCCGCCGGCCGCGGCCGCCGAGGTGATGGACGACGTGGTCGGCGCGACCGGTTCCGACCGCCCGCTCCTGGTCGACCTCAACGCCGTCTCGCCGACGACCATGACCGGCCTCGAGCAGCGTGCACGCTCCGCCGGCCTCGACCTGGTCGACGGCTCGATCAGCGGCGGTCCACCCCGCCCGGGCGGCGACACGATCGTCTACCTCAGCGGCACCCGTGCCCGGGAGGTCGCGGACCTGGCCGGCGACGGGATCCGGGCCACGGTCGTCGGCGACGAGGTCGGCCGGGCCTCGGCGGTCAAGATGTGCACCGCCTCGGTCTACAAGGGAACGACCGCGGTCTGGGCGCAGGCGCTGCAGACGGCGTACGCGCTGGGCGTGCTCGACGTGGTCCTGGCGGACCTGGCCGAGGAGCACCCCGACCAGGTCGCGGCCGCCGGGCGGCGGATCGCCGTGGCCACCAGCAAGGCGGACCGCTTCGTCGGCGAGATGGACCAGATCGCGGCGACCCAGGGCGCGGCCGGCGCCTCCCCGGAGCTGTTCGCCGGGATGGCGGCCGTCTACGCGCGCCTCGCCGCCACCGACCTGGCGGCCTTCCCGCCGGAGCAGGCCGCCGACCTGGCCGACCTCGCCGACGTGCTGCGCCGGCTGTCGCCCTGA
- a CDS encoding DUF6458 family protein — protein sequence MGIGIGILLLVIGLILLTDAISLPDAVTDVVDAQTVGWICTIVGILAIVLVMVMNQQRSRTTHVEKRRHG from the coding sequence ATGGGAATCGGGATCGGCATCCTGCTGCTCGTCATCGGCCTCATCCTGCTGACCGACGCGATCTCGCTGCCCGACGCGGTCACCGACGTCGTCGACGCCCAGACGGTCGGTTGGATCTGCACGATCGTCGGCATCCTGGCGATCGTCCTGGTCATGGTGATGAACCAGCAGCGCTCCCGCACCACCCACGTCGAGAAGCGCCGGCACGGCTGA
- a CDS encoding acyl-CoA dehydrogenase, whose translation MSHYQSNLRDIEFNLFEVLGRDEVLGQGPFADVDGETARSILAEVDRLAREDLAASYEDSDRNPPVFDPATNTAPLPESFKKSYQAWMDAEYWRLSIPEEIGGTPAPSTLNWAIGEMVLGSNAPVWMYACGPSFASIVHRNGNERDQRIAEHMVERGWGATMVLTEPDAGSDVGAGRAKATDNGDGSWNIEGVKRFITSAEHDMSENIIHLVLARPVGVEGVGGPGTKGLSLFIVPKHHFDHETGELTGERNGAYVTNVEHKMGIKVSNTCEVTFGDPSVGGGEPARGWLLGEVHDGIAQMFQVIENARMMVGSKAIATLSTGYLNALEYAKSRVQGADLTQAADKTAPRVTITHHPDVRRSLMTQKSFAEAMRALVLYTATWQDRIQMAEHAAVEGGEKDDLAAAVNDLLLPIVKGYGSERSWVLLGTESLQTLGGSGFLTEYPIEQYVRDAKIDTLYEGTTAIQGQDFFFRKIVKDQGRALGHLAKEIEGFVASEAGNGRLKTERALLAGALEDANALVGHMINDLMSADASAEGGDLRNIYKVGLNTTRLLMVLGDVVCAWLLLRQAEVALGKLAGEVSAKDKPFYEGKVAAAQFFAQTNLPRVRAERKIAEGIDLSLMDLDESAF comes from the coding sequence GTGAGCCACTACCAGAGCAACCTTCGCGACATCGAGTTCAACCTCTTCGAGGTGCTCGGTCGCGACGAGGTCCTCGGCCAGGGCCCGTTCGCCGACGTCGACGGCGAGACGGCCCGCTCGATCCTCGCCGAGGTCGACCGGCTCGCCCGCGAGGACCTCGCGGCGTCGTACGAGGACAGCGACCGCAACCCGCCGGTCTTCGACCCGGCCACCAACACCGCGCCGCTCCCGGAGTCCTTCAAGAAGAGCTACCAGGCGTGGATGGACGCGGAGTACTGGCGGCTCTCGATCCCCGAGGAGATCGGCGGCACGCCCGCCCCCTCGACCCTCAACTGGGCGATCGGCGAGATGGTGCTCGGCTCCAACGCGCCGGTCTGGATGTACGCCTGCGGCCCGAGCTTCGCCTCGATCGTCCACCGCAACGGCAACGAGCGGGACCAGCGGATCGCCGAGCACATGGTCGAGCGCGGCTGGGGCGCCACGATGGTGCTCACCGAGCCCGACGCGGGCTCCGACGTCGGCGCCGGCCGCGCCAAGGCCACCGACAACGGCGACGGCTCGTGGAACATCGAGGGCGTGAAGCGGTTCATCACCTCGGCCGAGCACGACATGAGCGAGAACATCATCCACCTCGTCCTGGCCCGCCCGGTGGGCGTCGAGGGCGTCGGCGGCCCCGGCACCAAGGGGCTCTCGCTCTTCATCGTGCCCAAGCACCACTTCGACCACGAGACCGGCGAGCTGACCGGTGAGCGCAACGGCGCCTACGTCACCAATGTCGAGCACAAGATGGGCATCAAGGTCTCCAACACCTGCGAGGTCACCTTCGGCGACCCGTCGGTGGGCGGCGGCGAGCCGGCCCGCGGCTGGCTCCTCGGCGAGGTGCACGACGGCATCGCCCAGATGTTCCAGGTGATCGAGAACGCCCGGATGATGGTGGGCTCCAAGGCCATCGCCACGCTGTCGACCGGCTACCTCAACGCCCTCGAGTACGCCAAGTCGCGCGTCCAGGGTGCCGACCTGACCCAGGCGGCCGACAAGACCGCGCCCCGCGTCACGATCACCCACCACCCCGACGTCCGTCGCTCGCTGATGACGCAGAAGTCGTTCGCCGAGGCGATGCGCGCGCTGGTCCTCTACACCGCCACCTGGCAGGACCGCATCCAGATGGCGGAGCACGCTGCCGTCGAAGGGGGCGAGAAGGACGACCTCGCCGCCGCCGTCAACGACCTGCTGCTCCCGATCGTGAAGGGCTACGGCTCGGAGCGCTCCTGGGTGCTGCTCGGCACCGAGTCGCTGCAGACCCTCGGTGGGTCGGGCTTCCTCACCGAGTACCCCATCGAGCAGTACGTCCGGGACGCCAAGATCGACACCCTCTACGAGGGCACCACCGCGATCCAGGGCCAGGACTTCTTCTTCCGCAAGATCGTCAAGGACCAGGGCCGGGCCCTGGGCCACCTCGCGAAGGAGATCGAAGGGTTCGTCGCGAGCGAGGCGGGCAACGGTCGCCTCAAGACCGAGCGGGCGCTGCTCGCCGGTGCCCTCGAGGACGCCAACGCCCTGGTCGGCCACATGATCAACGACCTGATGTCGGCCGATGCCTCTGCCGAGGGTGGGGACCTGCGCAACATCTACAAGGTCGGGCTCAACACCACCCGGCTGCTGATGGTGCTCGGCGACGTGGTCTGCGCGTGGCTGCTGCTGCGCCAGGCCGAGGTCGCGCTCGGCAAGCTCGCCGGCGAGGTGTCGGCGAAGGACAAGCCGTTCTACGAGGGAAAGGTCGCGGCGGCGCAGTTCTTCGCGCAGACCAACCTGCCGCGGGTCCGGGCCGAGCGGAAGATCGCCGAGGGGATCGACCTGTCGCTGATGGACCTCGACGAGTCGGCCTTCTGA
- a CDS encoding RrF2 family transcriptional regulator, which yields MRVSAKSDYALRALIEIARQSDGGAVSAEELGRRQDIPHGFLQAILADLRRAGIVISQRGQSGGWRLAREADSVPVADVIRAVDGPLVSVYGLRPEAVTYNEQAAALQQVWIAARRSLRDVFEHVSIQDLAVGELPEAVTSRTVDEDAWQPH from the coding sequence ATGCGCGTCTCCGCCAAGTCCGACTACGCCCTCCGGGCGCTGATCGAGATCGCCCGCCAGTCCGACGGAGGTGCGGTGAGCGCGGAGGAGCTCGGTCGTCGGCAGGACATCCCCCACGGTTTCCTGCAGGCGATCCTGGCCGACCTGCGGCGCGCGGGCATCGTCATCTCCCAGCGGGGGCAGTCCGGCGGCTGGCGGCTGGCCCGCGAGGCCGACAGCGTCCCGGTGGCCGACGTGATCCGCGCGGTCGACGGCCCGCTGGTGTCGGTCTACGGGCTGCGTCCCGAGGCGGTCACCTACAACGAGCAGGCGGCCGCGCTGCAGCAGGTGTGGATCGCCGCCCGCCGCTCGCTGCGCGACGTCTTCGAGCACGTGTCGATCCAGGACCTCGCCGTGGGCGAGCTCCCCGAGGCGGTCACCTCACGCACGGTCGACGAGGACGCCTGGCAGCCGCACTGA
- a CDS encoding DUF2461 domain-containing protein, with product MDEFTGFPVSALDFYDDLEVDNTRSFWEQHKATYAEAVRAPMTALVAALEPEFGEAKVFRPYRDVRFAKDKTPYKTHQGAFVAAGPSTGWYVEISARGTRVGAGFYEASGPRLAAIRAGMAHDLHGPRLEELLAGLERQGFEISGDQLKTSPRGYAADHPRIGLLRHKQLFAGKPYGFGSEAIGEELLEQVRTDWRSLRPLVEWIADHGDRAE from the coding sequence GTGGACGAGTTCACCGGCTTCCCCGTCAGCGCGCTCGACTTCTACGACGACCTCGAGGTGGACAACACGAGGTCGTTCTGGGAGCAGCACAAGGCGACGTACGCCGAGGCGGTGCGCGCCCCGATGACCGCCCTGGTCGCGGCGCTGGAGCCGGAGTTCGGCGAGGCCAAGGTCTTCCGCCCCTACCGCGACGTGCGCTTCGCCAAGGACAAGACGCCCTACAAGACCCACCAGGGGGCGTTCGTCGCGGCCGGCCCCTCGACCGGTTGGTACGTCGAGATCTCGGCGCGCGGCACCCGCGTCGGCGCGGGCTTCTACGAGGCGTCCGGCCCGCGGCTGGCCGCGATCCGGGCGGGCATGGCCCACGACCTGCACGGTCCCCGGCTGGAGGAGCTGCTCGCCGGGCTCGAGCGCCAGGGCTTCGAGATCAGCGGTGACCAGCTCAAGACCAGCCCCCGCGGCTACGCCGCCGACCACCCCCGGATCGGGCTGCTGCGCCACAAGCAGCTCTTCGCCGGCAAGCCGTACGGCTTCGGCAGCGAGGCCATCGGGGAGGAGCTGCTCGAGCAGGTGCGCACCGACTGGCGGTCGCTGCGACCGCTCGTGGAGTGGATCGCCGACCACGGCGACCGCGCGGAGTGA
- the dcd gene encoding dCTP deaminase: MLLSDRDILAEIDAGRITMDPWDPAMMQPSSIDVRLDRFFRVFENHRYPHIDPAADQSDLTRQVEPEGDEPFILHPGEFVLGSTYEVVGLPDDVAARVEGKSSLGRLGLLTHATAGFVDPGFTGHVTLELANVATLPIKLYPGMKIGQFCFFRLSSASEHPYGSEKYGSRYQGQRGPTPSRSFQGFHRTSI; this comes from the coding sequence GTGCTGCTCAGCGACCGCGACATCCTGGCCGAGATCGACGCCGGACGGATCACCATGGACCCGTGGGACCCGGCGATGATGCAGCCGTCCTCGATCGACGTCCGGCTCGACCGCTTCTTCCGCGTCTTCGAGAACCACCGCTACCCCCACATCGACCCCGCGGCCGACCAGTCCGACCTCACGCGCCAGGTCGAGCCCGAGGGCGACGAGCCCTTCATCCTGCACCCGGGGGAGTTCGTGCTCGGGTCGACGTACGAGGTCGTCGGGCTGCCCGACGACGTCGCGGCCCGGGTCGAGGGCAAGTCCTCGCTCGGCCGGCTCGGGCTGCTCACCCACGCGACCGCCGGCTTCGTGGACCCGGGCTTCACCGGTCACGTCACCCTCGAGCTCGCCAACGTGGCGACGCTGCCGATCAAGCTCTACCCGGGCATGAAGATCGGGCAGTTCTGCTTCTTCCGGCTCTCCTCGGCGAGCGAGCACCCGTACGGCTCGGAGAAGTACGGCTCGCGCTACCAGGGCCAGCGAGGCCCGACCCCCTCGCGCTCCTTCCAGGGCTTCCACCGCACCTCGATCTGA